A region of Paenibacillus sp. JNUCC-31 DNA encodes the following proteins:
- a CDS encoding endonuclease MutS2, with amino-acid sequence MNENTLNSLGYPQIQKNLAACATSYLGKRYAREMRPMLDARLIEIRLEETAEAAALIRFGASVPIPSLEGMETIMDLLGTGYLFSERDFSHLSQFLRSCVQLMKYMEAKSEAAPTVSRYAASMMGMESLLSEIERCIHSGRIQDQASKELVRIRKKMTVNEERMKRKLDSLVSKHRSIMQENVISQRGGRTVLPIKKEFRKLVKGSVLDESGSGQTVYIEPAELVGLQMELASLQAEESREEMKILGDLTSLAESYHREIALNTETIGILDFLFAKAKYAATMDGRIVHVNANGRVRIQNARHPFMGASMVPLDFAIGHTYSSLIITGPNTGGKTVALKTLGLLTLMMQSGLLVPVSEGGEMAVYREVAVDIGDGQSLEQALSTFSAHIRNMIGILEQADSSTLVLIDEMASGTDPGEGVGLSIAMLEELHHLGATVVATTHFGEIKHFAAATPGFENARMEFDTVSLQPLYRLRIGEAGESYAYSIALKLGMPQRIIERSKVVSDQGVSRHVSPNLTPSVPIVNSAPSPRSSTMEQEHLNKTRNTVKSVNPSAQTGTRKQSDRSETLEPTSPAKAFRKGDRVYAAYLNQSGIVCDLEDSRGNIGVMLRGRKVKIHKKRLTLHISAQELYPGDDYDLDIVLETKENRKKRKLMGRKHVEGLKIELPPEE; translated from the coding sequence ATGAATGAAAACACGCTAAACAGTCTGGGTTACCCCCAAATCCAAAAAAATCTTGCAGCCTGTGCCACATCCTATTTGGGCAAACGTTACGCAAGAGAAATGAGACCGATGCTTGATGCACGTCTGATTGAAATCCGTCTGGAAGAGACGGCTGAAGCCGCAGCTTTGATTCGCTTTGGCGCCAGTGTTCCTATTCCTTCACTGGAAGGGATGGAAACCATTATGGACCTGCTCGGTACCGGTTATTTATTTAGTGAACGTGATTTCAGCCATCTCTCCCAATTTCTGCGCAGCTGTGTACAGCTTATGAAGTACATGGAAGCGAAGTCCGAAGCTGCTCCCACAGTCAGCCGTTATGCTGCATCAATGATGGGAATGGAATCCCTGTTAAGCGAAATTGAACGCTGCATCCACAGTGGACGCATACAGGATCAGGCCAGCAAAGAATTGGTTCGCATCCGCAAAAAAATGACAGTAAATGAAGAACGCATGAAACGCAAGCTGGATTCTCTGGTAAGCAAACACCGCTCCATCATGCAGGAAAATGTCATTAGCCAGCGCGGTGGAAGAACCGTGCTTCCCATTAAGAAGGAGTTCCGCAAGCTCGTTAAAGGCAGTGTGCTGGATGAATCAGGAAGCGGTCAGACCGTATATATTGAACCCGCTGAATTAGTAGGTTTGCAGATGGAACTGGCTTCCCTTCAAGCCGAGGAATCACGAGAGGAAATGAAAATTTTAGGTGACTTGACCTCTCTGGCAGAGTCCTATCATCGTGAAATTGCGCTAAATACTGAAACGATAGGTATTCTGGATTTCCTGTTTGCCAAAGCGAAATATGCAGCGACGATGGACGGTCGTATTGTACACGTAAATGCCAATGGAAGGGTTCGGATACAGAATGCCCGCCATCCGTTCATGGGCGCATCCATGGTTCCGCTTGATTTTGCAATCGGTCACACCTATTCCTCCCTCATCATTACAGGGCCGAATACAGGCGGCAAAACGGTCGCCCTCAAAACATTGGGCCTGCTCACCCTCATGATGCAATCCGGTCTGCTGGTGCCTGTTTCTGAAGGTGGCGAGATGGCGGTATATCGCGAGGTTGCCGTTGATATCGGCGATGGACAGAGTCTGGAGCAAGCACTCAGTACCTTCTCCGCTCATATTCGCAATATGATCGGCATCCTGGAGCAAGCCGATTCATCAACGCTTGTGCTTATTGATGAGATGGCTTCCGGCACGGACCCCGGTGAGGGAGTAGGCCTCTCCATCGCCATGCTGGAGGAACTGCATCACCTTGGAGCTACAGTGGTTGCCACAACCCATTTTGGTGAAATTAAACATTTTGCGGCTGCTACGCCGGGTTTTGAGAATGCACGAATGGAATTCGATACGGTCTCGCTCCAGCCTCTTTATCGATTGCGAATTGGAGAAGCTGGGGAAAGTTACGCCTATTCCATCGCGTTGAAGTTGGGAATGCCACAGCGCATTATAGAACGCTCCAAAGTCGTTTCAGATCAGGGTGTCTCGCGACATGTGTCTCCCAACCTCACTCCATCCGTGCCCATTGTGAACTCTGCGCCATCGCCAAGAAGCAGCACAATGGAACAAGAGCACTTAAATAAAACAAGGAACACAGTGAAATCTGTCAACCCGTCCGCACAAACTGGAACAAGAAAGCAATCCGATAGGTCTGAAACATTAGAACCCACTTCCCCTGCCAAAGCATTCCGTAAAGGAGATCGCGTGTATGCAGCCTATCTGAACCAGTCAGGAATCGTCTGTGATCTGGAGGACAGTCGTGGCAACATCGGAGTTATGCTGCGAGGACGTAAAGTCAAAATTCACAAAAAACGCCTGACTCTGCATATATCCGCACAGGAACTTTATCCAGGCGACGACTATGACCTCGACATTGTGCTGGAGACCAAGGAAAACCGAAAGAAACGAAAACTGATGGGTCGCAAACATGTGGAAGGACTGAAGATTGAATTGCCTCCTGAAGAATAA
- a CDS encoding cysteine-rich CWC family protein, with product MSIEQDTKKVTPEVLVCPLCGEANGCSYAAGRPHSECWCNEAVFPEGVFDRIPAEQRRKFCICKTCLDTYKKKAEQEEEPHS from the coding sequence ATGTCTATTGAGCAAGATACAAAGAAGGTGACACCAGAAGTCCTTGTATGTCCTTTATGCGGTGAAGCTAATGGCTGTTCCTATGCAGCAGGCCGTCCTCACTCAGAATGCTGGTGTAACGAAGCCGTGTTCCCAGAAGGGGTATTTGACCGCATTCCAGCAGAACAACGCAGGAAGTTCTGTATATGTAAGACATGTCTGGATACGTATAAAAAGAAAGCAGAACAAGAAGAAGAGCCCCACAGTTAA
- a CDS encoding mannitol-1-phosphate 5-dehydrogenase produces MKALHFGAGNIGRGFIGLILSRAGYKVVFSDVNQELVTALQQRGEYTVELANEAKDLENVTGVSAIDGTNLDTVAQNVAEAELITTAVGVGILKHIAPGIAKGLTARLGTGDVFEPLHIIACENAIGASTQLKEHVYGLLDEHIRKLADQYVYFPDSAVDRIVPIQHHEDPLHVQVEPFYEWVVDRSQMAPAFKPVEGVMYVDDLEPYIERKLFTVNTGHCIAAYIGYENGFDTIQKAIADEKVKSIVYGALQETGAVLVKRFGFNADDHQLYIAKILERFVNPHLTDEVTRVGRSPLRKLSPNDRLVRPALQAYEYGTETTHLAMGMAAACKFDIPEDPEAVELQTTIQQKGIEAALSQYTSMEESHPVLKQAVEHYHQMKK; encoded by the coding sequence ATGAAGGCCCTTCACTTTGGAGCAGGTAACATTGGACGTGGCTTCATCGGTTTGATCCTGTCCCGTGCAGGATACAAGGTAGTATTCTCGGACGTTAATCAGGAGCTGGTTACGGCTTTACAGCAGCGCGGAGAGTACACCGTTGAACTGGCTAACGAGGCCAAGGATCTGGAGAACGTCACTGGTGTGAGCGCAATCGATGGAACCAATCTGGATACCGTTGCTCAAAATGTTGCAGAAGCTGAACTGATCACAACCGCAGTGGGTGTAGGCATACTGAAACATATTGCTCCCGGTATAGCCAAAGGTCTTACGGCCAGACTGGGGACGGGGGATGTCTTCGAGCCTCTTCACATTATTGCCTGTGAAAATGCAATCGGAGCCAGCACTCAGTTGAAAGAACATGTATATGGCTTGCTGGATGAGCATATCCGCAAACTTGCTGATCAGTACGTATACTTTCCAGATTCAGCCGTAGACCGGATTGTACCGATTCAGCATCATGAAGATCCGTTGCATGTACAGGTAGAGCCTTTCTATGAATGGGTCGTTGACCGTTCACAAATGGCTCCTGCGTTCAAACCGGTTGAGGGTGTAATGTATGTTGATGATCTGGAGCCTTATATCGAACGGAAGCTGTTTACCGTAAATACTGGACACTGTATTGCCGCCTATATTGGATATGAGAACGGGTTTGATACAATTCAGAAGGCTATTGCCGATGAAAAAGTCAAATCTATTGTATATGGGGCCTTGCAGGAAACCGGGGCAGTTTTGGTGAAGCGTTTTGGATTCAATGCGGATGATCACCAGCTGTACATTGCCAAAATATTGGAGCGCTTCGTTAACCCGCATCTGACGGATGAGGTAACTCGTGTAGGACGTTCACCGCTGCGGAAATTGTCCCCGAATGACCGCCTGGTTCGTCCGGCTCTCCAGGCTTACGAGTATGGAACGGAGACAACGCATCTGGCGATGGGAATGGCAGCTGCCTGCAAGTTTGATATTCCCGAAGACCCGGAAGCGGTGGAACTTCAGACTACGATCCAGCAAAAAGGGATTGAAGCAGCACTTAGCCAGTATACGTCCATGGAAGAGAGCCATCCTGTACTGAAGCAGGCTGTAGAGCACTATCATCAAATGAAAAAGTAA
- a CDS encoding PTS sugar transporter subunit IIA — translation MSVLTKDKVIMNATAQDKYEAIRMAGQILKDAGHITAEYIDKMLEREEIVSTYVGNGLAIPHGTKESKSFILSTGISVIQFPQGVDFGEEKAYMVIGIAAQGGEHMEILTSIAVICAEEENMEALRQAKTAEEVITILESEMEL, via the coding sequence ATGAGTGTGTTAACGAAAGATAAAGTCATCATGAATGCAACGGCTCAGGACAAATATGAAGCGATTCGCATGGCAGGTCAGATTTTGAAAGACGCAGGTCATATCACCGCTGAATACATTGACAAAATGCTGGAGCGTGAAGAAATTGTCTCCACGTATGTCGGAAATGGACTTGCAATTCCACACGGCACGAAGGAATCCAAATCCTTTATCCTGTCCACAGGTATATCGGTGATCCAGTTCCCGCAGGGTGTTGATTTTGGGGAAGAAAAAGCATATATGGTGATCGGTATCGCCGCTCAGGGCGGGGAACATATGGAGATTTTGACCAGCATTGCAGTGATCTGTGCGGAGGAAGAGAATATGGAAGCACTGCGTCAGGCCAAAACTGCCGAAGAAGTCATCACCATTTTGGAAAGTGAAATGGAACTATGA
- a CDS encoding BglG family transcription antiterminator translates to MSNITRRQREIVEFLLEHPHEVTAGEIAVAVKVSTRTVHRELQMIEQWLEPLGMKLEKKSGTGVRIDPGSDDLAVLRQQLELNEYVEFTPEERKLFMLCILLDEAEPVKLLALASDLKVTVSTASNDLDDLEPRILQAGLKLVRRRGYGVKINGSEIAHRMAISALALEYLDESDLFGRHVEQGVSKVNSKLLGMIGHKDVLTIENALWQPDIDWLENIPERQYMKLLIQLSVAVVRIRKGFGIGRSLHQDNKNGGYLLDGEKKVPEYLASRLCGVLSAQLGLEFAKEEQAYFHRLLIEIEQSIHSSRLLPIDDLVLLDMVRSLTDRMQEKTHYLFHEDRLLREGLIAHMEPVLERMEGRQHIRNPLLQQIRKDYESLFEDVKEAVQLAWPNTDVPDEEIGFLVMHFGASIERLRVLKREVRAVVVCTSGIGSSRMLSSRLSKEIPEIRIVDSVSWYEAARIPKAEYDLVLSTVDLPMDKHQYYKVSPLLTAEESERLRHFIRTTTLQREHSPPPEAVSRTTGRIADPVGLEATLIEIVQIIGKFQVFPLDNQEIGFYETANAMCNVLHQSGVLNNPEEIARLLEEREAVGSQKIPGTSLALFHTRSDGIYRPSITLFQLSEPLLRTPEDPAGVSHVLLMLGPRELSKESLEVLSEISALLLQEEMIALLEKGNRDDLIHYLSRELAGFYRSKIEIGGIQT, encoded by the coding sequence ATGAGCAATATTACAAGGAGACAGCGTGAAATCGTGGAGTTCCTGCTGGAGCACCCGCATGAGGTAACTGCTGGCGAAATAGCTGTTGCGGTCAAAGTGAGTACCCGTACCGTACATCGGGAGTTGCAGATGATTGAACAGTGGCTTGAGCCCCTTGGCATGAAATTGGAAAAAAAATCGGGAACCGGGGTCCGAATCGATCCCGGTTCCGATGATCTGGCTGTATTGCGACAACAACTTGAGCTGAACGAATATGTGGAGTTTACGCCCGAAGAGCGTAAACTCTTCATGCTTTGTATTCTGCTGGATGAAGCTGAGCCTGTGAAGTTGCTAGCACTGGCCTCAGATCTGAAGGTTACTGTGTCTACGGCAAGCAATGATCTGGATGACCTTGAACCACGTATTCTCCAGGCGGGATTGAAGCTGGTTCGCAGGCGCGGATATGGGGTCAAGATCAATGGAAGCGAAATAGCACATCGCATGGCTATATCTGCGCTCGCTCTTGAATACTTGGATGAATCCGATCTGTTCGGAAGACATGTGGAGCAGGGAGTCTCCAAGGTAAACAGCAAACTTCTGGGAATGATAGGGCATAAGGATGTACTTACAATAGAAAATGCGTTGTGGCAACCGGATATCGATTGGTTAGAAAATATCCCGGAGCGGCAATACATGAAGCTGTTGATTCAATTGTCCGTAGCGGTTGTTCGTATCCGCAAAGGCTTTGGCATTGGGCGGAGTCTTCATCAGGACAATAAGAACGGCGGATATCTGCTGGATGGCGAGAAGAAGGTACCGGAATACTTGGCTTCCCGCTTGTGCGGTGTTCTGTCTGCCCAGCTTGGACTTGAGTTTGCCAAAGAGGAACAGGCCTATTTTCACAGGTTGCTGATTGAAATTGAGCAATCAATTCATTCCTCGCGTCTGCTGCCTATAGACGATTTGGTCTTACTCGATATGGTTCGTTCCCTCACAGATCGGATGCAGGAGAAGACCCATTATTTGTTCCATGAGGATCGTCTGCTCCGTGAAGGTCTGATTGCCCATATGGAGCCGGTGCTGGAACGCATGGAGGGACGTCAGCACATCCGTAATCCATTGCTTCAGCAAATCCGCAAGGATTATGAATCATTGTTTGAGGATGTGAAAGAAGCGGTCCAACTGGCTTGGCCCAATACGGATGTGCCAGATGAGGAGATTGGATTTCTGGTGATGCACTTCGGTGCTTCCATTGAACGGCTGCGGGTACTAAAGCGTGAAGTCAGGGCTGTCGTCGTCTGTACCAGCGGGATCGGATCTTCACGGATGTTATCGAGCCGTCTGTCCAAGGAAATTCCCGAAATTCGAATTGTGGACAGCGTGTCATGGTATGAAGCAGCTCGTATACCGAAGGCGGAATATGATCTGGTTCTCTCTACAGTCGATCTGCCAATGGATAAACATCAATACTACAAGGTAAGCCCACTGCTGACAGCAGAAGAGAGTGAACGCTTAAGGCATTTCATCAGGACAACGACGCTTCAGCGGGAACATAGTCCCCCACCTGAAGCGGTTTCAAGGACAACAGGCCGTATCGCCGATCCGGTTGGACTGGAGGCTACACTGATTGAAATCGTGCAGATTATTGGTAAATTTCAGGTGTTCCCGCTGGATAATCAGGAGATTGGATTTTATGAAACGGCCAACGCCATGTGCAACGTGTTGCATCAATCCGGTGTGTTGAATAACCCAGAAGAGATTGCCAGGCTGCTGGAGGAGCGTGAAGCAGTTGGAAGCCAGAAAATTCCGGGGACTTCGCTCGCGCTGTTCCATACACGCAGTGATGGCATTTACAGGCCTTCGATCACGCTCTTCCAGTTGTCAGAGCCGCTTCTGCGTACCCCCGAAGACCCGGCAGGTGTCAGTCACGTGCTCTTGATGCTTGGGCCCAGAGAGTTGTCCAAGGAAAGCTTGGAGGTACTAAGTGAGATCAGTGCGCTGCTGTTACAGGAAGAAATGATTGCATTACTTGAAAAAGGGAACCGGGATGATCTTATTCATTATTTATCCCGAGAGCTTGCGGGATTTTACCGCAGCAAAATCGAAATTGGAGGTATACAAACATGA
- a CDS encoding PTS mannitol transporter subunit IICB: MSSVDAKSEKSGGIRVGVQKFGRFLSGMVMPNMGAFIAWGLITALFIPKGWFPNADFALLVDPMIKYLLPLLIGYTGGTMVHGQRGGVVGAIMTIGVIVGSDIPMFLGAMIAGPLGAWVIKKFDKAVEGKIKSGFEMLVNNFSAGIIGGILALLALKGIGPFVEAISKVLSAGVETLMNAGLLPLVNLIIEPGKVLFLNNAINHGILTPIGTDQARELGQSVLFMLESNPGPGLGILLAYCFFGRGSAKSSAPGAVIIHFFGGIHEIYFPYILMRPILILAAMAGGVAGTLTFMLTGAGLVSAPSPGSIIAYSLLTPKGGYLGMLAGVAVAAIISFLVASVLLKTGKQKDDEDLDSASNRMKDMKNQGKTGNLTVDKDNREADRAADIASSAVKTDINKIVFSCDAGMGSSAMGASILRKKMKAAGVDVAVTNTAISEIPQDADIVITQKTLTERAKTVAPNAEHISIDNFLKSPEYEALVERLKSDS, translated from the coding sequence ATGAGTTCAGTGGACGCAAAATCCGAAAAAAGCGGAGGAATACGGGTCGGCGTTCAGAAGTTTGGACGTTTCCTGAGCGGTATGGTTATGCCGAACATGGGTGCATTTATCGCCTGGGGTCTGATTACGGCATTGTTCATTCCAAAAGGATGGTTCCCTAACGCAGATTTTGCATTGCTGGTTGATCCAATGATCAAATATTTGCTGCCTTTGTTGATCGGTTACACAGGCGGTACCATGGTACACGGCCAACGTGGTGGTGTAGTCGGTGCGATTATGACCATCGGGGTGATTGTGGGCAGTGACATTCCGATGTTTCTTGGTGCCATGATTGCCGGACCATTGGGAGCCTGGGTCATTAAGAAATTTGACAAGGCTGTCGAGGGCAAAATCAAATCCGGATTTGAGATGCTGGTTAACAACTTCTCCGCTGGTATTATTGGTGGGATTTTGGCCCTTCTGGCCCTTAAAGGCATCGGTCCTTTCGTTGAAGCAATTAGCAAGGTGTTATCGGCCGGGGTAGAAACCTTGATGAATGCCGGTCTTCTCCCGCTGGTCAATCTGATCATTGAGCCAGGAAAAGTATTATTCCTGAACAATGCCATCAACCATGGGATTTTGACACCGATTGGTACAGATCAAGCAAGAGAACTGGGTCAATCCGTTTTATTCATGCTTGAATCCAATCCAGGACCTGGACTCGGCATTTTGCTGGCCTACTGCTTCTTTGGTCGGGGGTCAGCTAAATCTTCTGCTCCAGGTGCTGTAATTATCCATTTCTTTGGCGGGATTCACGAGATTTATTTTCCTTACATTCTGATGAGACCGATACTGATTCTGGCTGCGATGGCTGGTGGTGTAGCAGGTACATTGACCTTCATGCTGACAGGAGCTGGTTTGGTTTCAGCACCGTCACCGGGAAGTATTATTGCCTACTCGTTGTTAACACCTAAGGGTGGATATCTTGGCATGCTGGCAGGGGTAGCTGTAGCTGCGATTATCTCCTTCCTTGTGGCATCCGTACTGCTCAAAACAGGTAAACAGAAGGACGACGAAGATCTGGATAGTGCTTCTAACCGTATGAAGGATATGAAAAACCAGGGCAAAACGGGTAACCTCACCGTTGATAAAGACAATCGGGAAGCTGACCGTGCAGCCGATATTGCTTCTTCGGCAGTAAAAACGGATATCAATAAAATTGTATTCTCCTGTGATGCAGGTATGGGTTCGAGTGCCATGGGAGCTTCGATTCTGCGGAAGAAAATGAAGGCAGCCGGTGTGGATGTCGCTGTAACCAACACGGCAATCAGTGAAATTCCGCAAGATGCCGACATTGTCATCACACAGAAAACATTGACAGAGCGGGCCAAAACGGTGGCTCCAAATGCAGAGCATATTTCCATCGATAACTTCCTGAAGAGTCCTGAATATGAGGCACTGGTGGAGCGCCTCAAATCCGACTCCTGA
- the gcvH gene encoding glycine cleavage system protein GcvH — protein sequence MSELKSDFLYSEEHEWVQTVGEDTVRIGITEFAQHQLGDIVFVELPDLESDVKAEDSIGTIESVKTVSDLFSPVSGTIVAVNDALQDSPELVNNSPYEEGWMIEIRVEGDLTAALSTLMNADAYRKHTE from the coding sequence ATGAGCGAATTGAAAAGTGATTTCCTGTACAGTGAAGAGCACGAATGGGTGCAGACCGTAGGGGAGGATACCGTACGTATTGGCATTACCGAGTTCGCGCAGCATCAGCTGGGTGACATTGTGTTTGTTGAATTGCCTGACCTTGAATCGGATGTAAAGGCAGAAGACAGCATTGGAACGATTGAATCCGTCAAAACCGTTTCGGATTTGTTTTCTCCTGTAAGTGGAACCATTGTGGCTGTGAATGACGCATTGCAGGATTCCCCGGAGCTAGTTAATAACTCTCCATATGAGGAAGGCTGGATGATTGAGATCCGTGTTGAGGGCGATCTGACAGCAGCACTGTCCACATTGATGAATGCGGACGCATATCGTAAACACACGGAATAA
- the gcvT gene encoding glycine cleavage system aminomethyltransferase GcvT: protein MSDLLRTPLFPLYQQYEGVRCIDFGGWELPVQFSGIQKEHEAVRERAGLFDVSHMGEFTVQGEHAEAFLQHMTTNDVTTLVTGQAQYTLMCYPDGGVVDDLLIYKLKDQHYMLVVNASNIDKDWAWLQQHMMPGVTMTNDSNQTALLALQGPLAVDILGTVTDTDVSSIEPFRFVLNAEVCGVTLLLSRTGYTGEDGFELYVPAEQAAAVWNGLMQAGEGHGLVPAGLGARDTLRFEAKLPLYGQELSATISPLEAGVGMFVKLNAEPFIGHEALLRQKNDGPVRKLVGIEVLERGIPRPHYPIYAEGAQIGEVTTGTQSPTLKRNLGLALIDSKYAALGTPLEIEIRGKKLKAEVVKTPFHKRTRAPKTPTQGADQA, encoded by the coding sequence ATGTCCGATTTGCTTAGAACCCCACTCTTTCCACTCTATCAGCAATATGAAGGCGTACGATGCATTGATTTTGGCGGCTGGGAGCTCCCGGTACAATTCAGCGGAATTCAGAAAGAACATGAAGCGGTGCGAGAACGTGCCGGACTGTTTGATGTATCCCACATGGGTGAATTCACTGTCCAAGGGGAACACGCGGAAGCTTTTCTACAGCACATGACCACCAATGATGTAACAACACTCGTTACCGGTCAAGCCCAATACACGTTAATGTGTTATCCGGATGGCGGCGTGGTCGATGATCTGCTGATCTATAAACTGAAAGACCAGCATTATATGCTAGTGGTTAACGCCTCCAACATCGACAAGGACTGGGCATGGCTGCAGCAGCACATGATGCCAGGCGTAACAATGACCAATGATTCAAATCAGACGGCGCTCCTTGCTCTGCAAGGTCCGCTAGCAGTGGACATTCTCGGGACGGTGACAGATACCGATGTGTCTTCGATAGAGCCCTTCCGTTTTGTGTTGAATGCGGAGGTATGTGGGGTTACATTGCTGTTATCCCGCACCGGATATACCGGTGAAGACGGCTTTGAGCTCTATGTTCCTGCCGAACAGGCCGCTGCGGTCTGGAATGGATTGATGCAGGCGGGAGAAGGTCATGGACTTGTCCCGGCAGGACTGGGTGCCCGGGATACGCTGCGCTTTGAAGCCAAGCTTCCCCTGTATGGGCAGGAATTGTCTGCAACCATTTCGCCGCTGGAGGCTGGTGTGGGCATGTTTGTGAAGCTGAATGCCGAACCTTTTATCGGACATGAAGCCTTATTGCGACAAAAAAATGACGGGCCTGTCCGCAAGCTGGTCGGTATCGAAGTACTGGAGCGCGGCATTCCCCGCCCCCATTATCCGATTTACGCCGAAGGCGCACAGATTGGTGAAGTGACTACAGGCACCCAATCGCCTACGCTGAAACGCAATCTGGGGCTGGCCTTGATTGACAGCAAATATGCTGCACTGGGTACCCCACTGGAGATTGAGATTCGCGGCAAGAAATTGAAAGCCGAGGTTGTGAAGACCCCTTTTCATAAACGGACACGTGCACCAAAGACACCTACTCAAGGAGCTGATCAAGCATGA
- the gcvPA gene encoding aminomethyl-transferring glycine dehydrogenase subunit GcvPA, whose translation MSKHRYIPMTEQDQSAMLATIGVETMEDLFHDIPQEIRYQGELPVSSKLDEYALTRHMSKQAGANANFETHASFLGAGIYDHHVPSVINHVISRSEFYTAYTPYQPEISQGELQAIFEFQSYICELTGMAVANASMYDGATAFAEAGNLAAAATRRKQLIVSRTVHPESRQVLQAYAHGLNLEIVEIGYQNGVTDWDALQAAVSDDTAAVMIQSPNFFGAVENVKQAADLAHAHKGLLVVSANPLSLGLLEAPGKLGADIVVGDAQPLGIAASLGGPTCGYFAVSQAHMRRIPGRIVGQTTDRNGKRGFVLTLQAREQHIRREKATSNICSNQALLALSASVYMSIMGKQGMIDVADLNLQKSHYALNTLTAIPGVSLTFTAPTFNEFVVQLPEGTNVDALQLKLLDAGYIGGYELGRDYPELAGHMLIAVTERRSKEEIDEFARVMEGSL comes from the coding sequence ATGAGCAAGCACCGCTACATTCCCATGACTGAGCAGGATCAGAGTGCCATGTTGGCAACCATCGGTGTGGAAACGATGGAGGATCTGTTCCATGACATTCCACAGGAGATTCGCTATCAGGGCGAACTGCCTGTTTCCTCCAAACTCGATGAATATGCACTGACACGTCATATGTCGAAGCAGGCGGGAGCGAATGCCAACTTCGAGACACACGCCAGCTTCCTGGGCGCAGGCATTTACGATCACCACGTGCCCTCTGTCATTAATCATGTCATTTCCCGTTCCGAGTTCTACACTGCCTATACGCCCTATCAACCCGAGATCAGCCAAGGAGAATTGCAGGCGATTTTCGAGTTTCAATCTTACATCTGTGAGTTAACAGGCATGGCTGTAGCCAATGCCAGCATGTACGATGGTGCAACTGCATTTGCGGAAGCAGGCAATCTGGCCGCAGCGGCAACCCGCCGCAAACAGCTGATTGTATCGCGTACCGTGCACCCCGAATCCCGTCAGGTATTGCAAGCTTATGCACACGGCCTCAATTTGGAGATTGTTGAGATCGGGTACCAAAATGGTGTAACAGACTGGGATGCCCTGCAAGCTGCCGTGTCCGATGACACCGCAGCCGTTATGATTCAGAGCCCGAACTTCTTCGGCGCCGTGGAAAATGTAAAACAGGCCGCAGACCTGGCGCATGCGCACAAGGGTCTGCTCGTGGTCAGTGCCAACCCGCTGTCGCTGGGTCTGCTGGAAGCCCCAGGCAAGCTGGGTGCTGACATCGTCGTTGGCGACGCGCAGCCTCTTGGCATCGCCGCTTCACTCGGCGGTCCAACATGCGGATATTTTGCCGTATCCCAGGCTCATATGCGCCGGATTCCTGGCCGAATTGTAGGCCAGACCACGGACCGCAACGGCAAGCGTGGCTTTGTACTCACGCTGCAAGCACGGGAACAGCATATTCGCCGTGAAAAGGCGACGTCCAACATCTGTTCCAACCAGGCTTTACTCGCGCTGAGCGCCTCTGTCTATATGTCCATTATGGGTAAACAAGGCATGATCGACGTCGCTGATTTGAATTTGCAAAAGAGTCATTATGCCCTTAACACGCTTACCGCAATTCCAGGGGTTTCTCTTACGTTTACTGCACCTACCTTCAATGAGTTTGTTGTCCAACTGCCTGAAGGAACGAATGTGGATGCCCTGCAACTGAAATTGCTCGATGCAGGTTACATTGGCGGCTATGAGCTTGGACGCGATTATCCAGAGCTCGCCGGACATATGCTCATCGCCGTTACTGAACGACGCAGCAAGGAAGAGATCGACGAATTCGCACGTGTAATGGAGGGATCGCTGTGA